One Haloarcula sp. CBA1127 genomic window carries:
- a CDS encoding helix-turn-helix domain-containing protein, whose protein sequence is MSITTKIHIEHERLALVPTLQNLEDIAIRVITQGNTDPGSTVFPFLIEYRDRDRLEEMLDADPTVQSYELVDWTDQTGIYYIEHTPETKLISSVVTDVNGFLVHTETKGTGWLVRLLLPDREALNTIWEYANENDISLDIIEIYGNTDTGGESSYGLTDEQRIALTTAYENGYFGEPRDISLNEVADEIGLSSTAMSGRLRRGMRNLIAATIIDREE, encoded by the coding sequence ATGTCAATAACTACGAAAATACACATCGAACACGAACGCCTCGCTCTGGTTCCAACGTTACAGAACCTCGAAGACATAGCGATACGGGTCATCACGCAGGGAAATACTGATCCGGGCTCCACGGTGTTTCCGTTCCTCATCGAGTATCGTGACAGAGACCGACTCGAAGAGATGCTCGATGCTGATCCGACAGTCCAGAGCTACGAACTCGTCGACTGGACCGACCAGACCGGCATATACTACATCGAACACACTCCTGAAACGAAACTCATCAGTTCTGTCGTCACGGATGTCAACGGATTCCTCGTCCATACAGAGACGAAGGGCACCGGGTGGCTCGTCCGACTCTTGCTCCCTGACCGCGAAGCGCTCAATACGATCTGGGAGTATGCAAACGAGAACGACATCTCGCTCGATATCATCGAAATCTACGGGAACACGGATACCGGCGGCGAGTCGTCGTACGGCTTGACCGATGAACAGCGGATCGCGCTGACAACCGCATACGAAAACGGCTATTTCGGAGAACCCAGGGATATCTCCCTGAACGAAGTCGCCGACGAAATCGGACTGTCTTCGACAGCGATGAGCGGCCGGCTCCGGCGGGGAATGCGGAACCTCATTGCAGCAACAATAATCGACAGAGAGGAGTGA
- a CDS encoding carbon-nitrogen hydrolase family protein: MPAESFTLAAAQVEPVYHDKEGTLDKTCRYIEQAGRDGADIVVFPETYFPGYPYWRGSVSISRWTDLMVDLQKHSLHVDDEAIEILGEAVAEADLTLVLGTNEVSDRQGSETLYNSLFYFDSTGELMGRHRKLMPTHEERAIWGRGDPSSLATYETDVGRLGGLICYENHMTLSKAALTAMGEEIHAAVWPGFWEQHGHPGDKTRAETSEAVDTCDIYPAMREYAFETQSFVAACSAYMSEAVPDGFSEDELGFNVAAGGSMLVNPAGIVKAGPLVGEEGLLTAEFRDDERRATKAYFDAMGHYTRWDAVSLSISDETLAPSQPQEASKHTVAGTGSLSAAQAQAVADEYDVPVEAVEAVVDKLTD; the protein is encoded by the coding sequence ATGCCAGCCGAATCGTTCACACTCGCGGCCGCGCAGGTAGAGCCCGTCTACCATGACAAGGAGGGAACGCTGGACAAGACATGCCGGTACATCGAGCAGGCGGGTCGGGACGGTGCGGACATCGTCGTCTTCCCGGAGACGTACTTCCCGGGATACCCATACTGGCGAGGCAGCGTCTCTATCTCCAGGTGGACTGATCTGATGGTGGACCTCCAGAAGCACAGTCTCCACGTTGACGACGAGGCTATCGAGATACTCGGCGAGGCAGTCGCGGAAGCAGACCTCACGCTGGTGCTGGGGACGAACGAAGTCAGCGACCGGCAGGGCAGCGAGACGCTCTACAATTCGCTGTTTTATTTCGACAGTACAGGGGAACTGATGGGTCGCCACCGAAAACTGATGCCGACCCACGAGGAGCGTGCCATCTGGGGGCGTGGCGACCCGTCGAGCCTAGCCACCTACGAAACGGATGTCGGCCGACTCGGCGGGCTCATCTGCTATGAGAACCATATGACGCTCTCGAAAGCGGCGCTGACCGCAATGGGTGAGGAGATACACGCTGCTGTCTGGCCCGGTTTCTGGGAACAGCACGGTCATCCTGGAGACAAAACCCGAGCGGAGACGAGCGAAGCCGTGGATACCTGTGATATCTATCCTGCCATGCGTGAGTACGCCTTCGAAACCCAGTCGTTCGTCGCTGCGTGCTCGGCGTACATGAGCGAGGCTGTGCCGGACGGATTTTCGGAGGACGAACTCGGATTCAACGTCGCAGCGGGCGGGAGTATGCTGGTCAACCCGGCGGGGATTGTCAAAGCCGGTCCGCTGGTCGGCGAAGAGGGGCTCCTGACTGCAGAGTTCCGGGACGACGAACGGCGGGCGACAAAGGCGTACTTCGATGCAATGGGTCACTACACCCGCTGGGACGCAGTGAGCCTGTCTATCAGCGACGAAACGTTGGCCCCCTCACAGCCTCAAGAAGCCAGCAAACATACAGTCGCTGGAACCGGTTCACTCTCGGCAGCACAGGCACAAGCGGTCGCCGACGAGTACGACGTTCCTGTCGAGGCTGTCGAAGCGGTCGTGGATAAACTGACCGACTAA
- a CDS encoding MFS transporter gives MTPQATDSDMSDATAETSVRTANSTWWLVAGASLISMGLAAYEIVPASVTPLIQDSLQVGPTAAGLLVGVMFGTAVVVSLPAGAALDRTDSRTAMALAVGILVVAGVWGWRAGRRGQYEAIIASRVLGGTAYVVVWNAGIDMVSRAVDGSHRATAVGIFTASGPVGFALGQGTGPLIAQRFGWPAVFLAFIAPAIVGLAVFWPASRGHGGSRGDAPSLREFGAVLRSPSVWLVGVLGFLGYALYLFVNSWGSSYLTQGLDFSLAVSGLVVAVFPAVGVISRISGGLISDRVFDGRRRPVVLWSFGLAAPLLLGFTQFRSLALLVAVLLLIGFAVQLTLGLSFTYVRELVDPRVAATAVAFQTSIGLAGAFVAPIVGGAVVNRAGFEPAFLLAGAVAVAGIIVAWQAPEPGRQ, from the coding sequence ATGACACCACAGGCTACTGATTCCGATATGTCGGATGCCACTGCTGAGACATCTGTCCGCACAGCCAACTCGACGTGGTGGCTCGTGGCTGGTGCGAGCCTGATTTCGATGGGACTGGCTGCCTACGAGATCGTTCCCGCAAGCGTTACACCGCTTATTCAGGACTCACTACAGGTCGGGCCAACAGCTGCCGGCCTCTTGGTCGGAGTCATGTTCGGGACCGCTGTCGTCGTCAGCCTCCCTGCTGGTGCTGCGCTGGACCGGACCGATTCGAGAACTGCGATGGCACTTGCGGTGGGCATATTAGTCGTCGCTGGGGTGTGGGGCTGGCGAGCCGGTCGGCGTGGCCAGTACGAGGCAATCATTGCATCACGCGTACTGGGGGGCACCGCGTATGTCGTCGTCTGGAACGCCGGCATCGACATGGTAAGCCGGGCGGTCGATGGTTCGCACCGCGCAACAGCAGTCGGCATCTTCACCGCCAGCGGGCCGGTCGGCTTCGCGCTCGGACAGGGAACTGGGCCGCTCATTGCCCAGCGGTTCGGCTGGCCGGCTGTCTTTCTGGCCTTCATTGCCCCTGCAATTGTGGGCCTGGCAGTGTTCTGGCCAGCGAGCCGCGGGCACGGCGGGAGCAGAGGCGATGCCCCATCGTTGCGAGAATTCGGGGCAGTACTGCGGAGCCCGAGTGTCTGGCTTGTCGGAGTCCTCGGCTTCCTTGGCTACGCGCTGTACCTGTTCGTGAATAGCTGGGGCTCGTCGTACCTCACGCAGGGTCTGGACTTCTCTCTGGCCGTGAGCGGGCTCGTCGTTGCCGTATTCCCCGCTGTTGGGGTGATATCTCGAATCAGCGGCGGCCTCATCTCGGACCGGGTCTTCGACGGCCGACGGCGACCGGTCGTGCTGTGGTCGTTCGGTCTTGCCGCTCCGCTTCTCCTCGGGTTTACGCAGTTTCGCTCGCTGGCACTACTTGTTGCTGTCCTCCTGCTGATCGGGTTTGCGGTCCAACTGACGCTTGGCCTCTCGTTTACGTACGTCCGCGAACTCGTTGACCCACGCGTCGCTGCAACGGCGGTCGCGTTCCAGACTAGTATTGGCCTTGCGGGGGCGTTTGTTGCACCGATTGTCGGCGGCGCCGTGGTGAACAGAGCTGGATTCGAGCCGGCGTTTCTACTGGCTGGCGCGGTTGCCGTCGCCGGTATCATCGTCGCTTGGCAGGCTCCAGAACCGGGACGCCAGTAG
- a CDS encoding aldehyde dehydrogenase: MPDSETRTAIRERHLEAHEDALADIVIEPWIDGASVSGSETIPTRDPVIDEPITTVPVCDGDLVNQAVQVAWGGFETWSDRTPTERSQRLSEWVDVLEAHLDELALLECLDTGKPLSEARGEVEGALRTLEYYAAVARTQQGSQIPAQGDLHMYTRMEPYGVVGQITPWNFPAWAAAWKFGPALAAGNCSVLKPSAYTPLTTVRMAQLSDGIFPDGVINVVTGGGSTTGATLTEHEDVRKLSFTGSGSVGQEVMQTAAARIAPVTLELGGKSPLVVFPDADMETAVDAAAAGVYYSTGEICDALSRAIVHEDIHDEFVDRLVARAESYTLGDPLDDETTLGPLTNEDQFETVSDYVTIGRNEGATLVTGGSAPENHALADGHYVAPAVFTDVEPDMRIAREEIFGPVQTVQSFKTYDEAVALANDTEFGLAGGVATESTDIAHQAAADIDAGVVYINAYGPIRPEGPYGGFKESGIGHDLGRAAVEQYQQPKTVYVNLDSPEI; this comes from the coding sequence ATGCCTGACAGCGAGACGCGAACCGCTATACGGGAGCGACATCTGGAGGCCCATGAGGACGCGCTGGCGGACATCGTTATCGAGCCGTGGATAGATGGGGCCTCTGTCTCGGGTTCAGAGACGATTCCGACGCGCGATCCAGTCATCGACGAACCGATAACGACAGTCCCGGTCTGTGATGGCGACCTAGTCAACCAAGCCGTGCAAGTCGCTTGGGGCGGCTTTGAAACATGGAGTGACCGAACACCCACGGAAAGATCCCAGCGCCTTTCGGAGTGGGTTGACGTCTTGGAGGCACACCTTGACGAACTGGCCCTGTTAGAGTGTCTTGATACTGGCAAGCCACTGAGTGAAGCGCGCGGCGAAGTCGAAGGCGCGCTCAGGACGCTCGAATACTACGCGGCAGTAGCCAGGACACAACAGGGAAGTCAGATTCCGGCACAGGGGGACCTCCATATGTACACGAGAATGGAGCCATACGGGGTTGTCGGACAGATCACGCCCTGGAATTTCCCCGCGTGGGCGGCTGCATGGAAGTTTGGGCCTGCTTTGGCCGCCGGCAACTGTTCTGTCCTGAAGCCATCCGCGTACACCCCGTTAACAACGGTCAGGATGGCACAGCTCTCAGATGGGATCTTCCCTGACGGCGTCATCAACGTTGTCACCGGTGGTGGGTCGACGACTGGGGCCACACTAACTGAACACGAAGATGTCCGGAAGCTCTCGTTTACTGGGAGTGGCAGCGTCGGCCAGGAAGTCATGCAGACTGCCGCCGCCCGTATCGCTCCCGTGACGCTCGAACTGGGCGGGAAGTCGCCGCTCGTTGTCTTTCCTGATGCGGACATGGAAACGGCTGTCGACGCTGCCGCAGCAGGCGTCTACTACAGCACCGGTGAGATCTGTGACGCACTGTCCAGAGCAATCGTCCACGAAGACATCCACGACGAGTTCGTCGACCGACTGGTGGCCCGGGCTGAATCGTACACGCTCGGTGACCCGCTCGATGATGAGACGACGCTGGGGCCGTTGACCAACGAGGACCAGTTTGAGACGGTGTCGGACTATGTCACCATCGGCCGAAACGAGGGTGCTACGCTCGTCACTGGCGGCAGTGCCCCGGAGAACCACGCTCTCGCCGACGGCCATTACGTTGCACCGGCTGTGTTCACAGATGTCGAGCCCGATATGCGAATCGCGCGCGAAGAAATCTTTGGCCCCGTCCAGACTGTCCAGTCGTTCAAGACGTATGACGAGGCCGTCGCGCTGGCGAACGATACGGAGTTCGGCCTTGCTGGCGGGGTCGCGACAGAATCGACTGATATCGCCCACCAAGCTGCCGCAGACATAGATGCAGGCGTCGTCTACATCAATGCGTACGGACCGATCCGACCCGAAGGTCCGTACGGCGGGTTCAAGGAGTCGGGTATCGGCCACGACCTCGGCAGGGCGGCGGTAGAGCAGTATCAGCAACCCAAAACGGTGTACGTCAACCTCGACAGCCCCGAAATCTGA
- a CDS encoding zinc-dependent alcohol dehydrogenase family protein, producing MRAAVLEEYEEPLAIRDVERPDPDPDGVVATVDACGVCRSDWHGWVGNWDWFDYKPPRGHILGHEPSGTVVEVGENVDTVKEGDTVAIPFNFACGHCHECRVGYENLCENHLGLGFQPGAPGAFAEEVPIPNADINAVKLPDGVDPVEVAGMGCRFMTSYRGMAHQADVSRGEYVVVQGLGGIGLSAVHIADALGGNVIGVDLMDEKLEMAEELGAIDTVNAAEEDDVVQAVRDITDGGAHVSLDALGIEETCQNAIESLRTRGRHVQIGLTTKEQRGYNSLPTDTIVMNEIQVQGSSGLPPSKYGEMFRMVENGKLDPGAVITDKIGLEGVSDELAAMTDYETIGIPVVNEFA from the coding sequence ATGCGAGCAGCTGTGTTAGAGGAGTACGAGGAGCCGCTAGCTATCAGAGACGTCGAACGCCCGGACCCGGACCCGGATGGCGTCGTCGCTACGGTCGACGCCTGCGGTGTCTGCCGGAGCGACTGGCACGGATGGGTCGGCAACTGGGACTGGTTTGATTATAAGCCACCGCGGGGCCATATTCTCGGCCACGAACCGTCGGGGACGGTCGTCGAAGTCGGCGAGAATGTTGACACAGTCAAAGAAGGGGACACGGTCGCCATCCCGTTCAATTTCGCCTGTGGCCACTGTCACGAGTGCCGTGTTGGCTATGAAAACCTGTGTGAGAACCATCTGGGGCTCGGCTTCCAGCCCGGAGCGCCGGGGGCCTTTGCCGAAGAAGTCCCGATTCCGAACGCCGACATCAACGCTGTGAAGCTCCCAGATGGTGTGGACCCTGTCGAGGTCGCTGGCATGGGGTGCCGATTCATGACATCGTACCGTGGAATGGCCCATCAGGCCGACGTGAGTCGCGGCGAGTACGTCGTCGTTCAGGGGCTTGGTGGTATCGGACTGTCGGCGGTCCACATCGCGGACGCACTGGGTGGAAACGTCATCGGTGTCGACCTGATGGACGAGAAACTCGAAATGGCCGAAGAGCTCGGGGCCATTGACACCGTCAATGCAGCTGAAGAGGACGATGTCGTACAGGCGGTCCGAGATATCACGGACGGCGGCGCGCACGTCTCTCTAGACGCACTGGGGATTGAGGAGACCTGCCAGAACGCTATCGAATCGCTTAGAACGCGCGGGCGACACGTCCAGATCGGTCTGACGACGAAAGAACAGCGAGGGTACAACTCGCTGCCCACGGATACAATCGTGATGAACGAGATTCAGGTGCAGGGCTCCAGCGGCCTCCCGCCGTCGAAGTACGGTGAGATGTTCCGGATGGTCGAGAACGGCAAGCTCGACCCCGGTGCCGTCATAACCGACAAAATCGGTCTGGAGGGCGTTAGCGACGAACTGGCTGCCATGACCGACTACGAGACAATTGGGATTCCCGTTGTCAACGAGTTCGCCTGA
- a CDS encoding ABC transporter permease — MPRNVERLGTAAFRIGYIAIFVVMLLPLGIVIATSFSASGNLQFPPQALSVKWYSAFFADVVWLRAFDNSLVVGVGTTVVATFMGITAAFGLEAHRGRFGDILTPIVILPLLIPPVILGVTLLVYFSRLGFRSSYLSIILAHSLWATPLVFFVMQSVFQRFDWQLRDAGMDLGANPIRVFIHVILPNVKSGILVSALLAFIISLQEFVMALFLSNYQTQTIPVLAWNSLRQSLTPIVSVVSTFLILISVVGLLAAALATNIEFVAKRLS; from the coding sequence ATGCCACGTAACGTTGAACGGCTGGGGACGGCAGCGTTCCGCATCGGCTACATAGCGATATTCGTCGTCATGTTGTTACCGCTGGGGATTGTCATCGCGACGTCCTTCTCTGCGTCGGGGAACCTACAGTTCCCGCCGCAAGCGCTCTCCGTGAAGTGGTACAGCGCGTTCTTTGCTGACGTGGTGTGGCTGCGAGCGTTCGACAATAGTCTCGTCGTCGGTGTCGGAACGACGGTCGTCGCTACGTTCATGGGGATCACGGCGGCGTTCGGTCTTGAAGCACACAGAGGCCGGTTCGGTGATATCCTGACGCCCATCGTCATTCTACCATTGCTCATTCCGCCGGTCATCCTTGGGGTGACGCTGCTTGTGTATTTCAGCAGGCTTGGGTTTCGGTCGTCGTATCTCAGCATCATCTTGGCCCACAGTCTCTGGGCCACCCCGCTCGTGTTCTTTGTGATGCAGTCCGTCTTCCAGCGGTTCGACTGGCAACTGCGCGACGCTGGGATGGACCTTGGGGCGAATCCGATCCGAGTGTTCATCCACGTCATTCTGCCGAACGTCAAAAGCGGGATACTCGTTTCTGCGCTGCTGGCGTTCATTATCAGCCTGCAGGAGTTCGTGATGGCGCTGTTCCTGTCGAACTATCAGACGCAGACGATTCCCGTGCTGGCCTGGAACTCCCTGCGCCAGTCCCTTACGCCCATCGTCAGTGTCGTCTCGACATTCCTCATCCTCATCTCCGTTGTCGGGCTTCTCGCCGCCGCTCTCGCCACAAATATCGAATTCGTGGCGAAACGGTTGTCCTGA
- a CDS encoding ABC transporter permease, whose protein sequence is MSVDSRTTVLDRLWSPFEGQSGSRRSLLLMSPLILFELLVFVVPFLLLVRISFSEQSQGLPYAEGTFSIASYVQVLQSELLQGIIVYSFKLGIIATLLTVVLAVFYAYATWRASGVRKSALLFSVVLPLLTTLVIKTYVWVPLLAPNGTANSLLLAVSLIQAPLQIVPNTLGVVIGQVYIVFPYAMLAIYSVLTTVEWELVEAARDLGASRTRSFFAVVLPEIMPGITVATVISFAWSVGAYSAPALLGAGSDRPFALEVQEQMLVNFNWPIATALSTVMLVLMFVSILVIYTVLGRFGGDVTNAT, encoded by the coding sequence ATGAGTGTCGACTCCCGAACGACTGTGTTAGACCGCCTCTGGTCGCCGTTCGAAGGGCAATCCGGCTCTCGCCGCTCGTTGTTGCTGATGAGCCCACTGATCCTGTTCGAGTTGCTGGTGTTCGTGGTTCCGTTTCTGTTGTTGGTTCGCATCAGTTTCAGCGAACAGTCACAGGGCCTCCCGTATGCCGAGGGGACGTTCTCCATCGCATCGTACGTGCAGGTCCTCCAGTCTGAGTTGCTCCAGGGAATCATCGTGTATTCGTTCAAGCTCGGCATCATTGCGACGCTACTCACAGTCGTCCTCGCGGTTTTCTATGCATATGCCACCTGGCGCGCGAGCGGGGTGCGGAAATCGGCTCTGTTATTTTCGGTTGTGCTGCCGCTACTGACGACACTCGTAATCAAGACGTACGTGTGGGTTCCGTTGCTGGCTCCGAACGGGACGGCCAACAGCCTCCTGCTCGCAGTCAGCCTCATTCAGGCACCCCTGCAGATAGTCCCGAACACGCTTGGCGTCGTCATCGGACAAGTATATATCGTCTTCCCGTATGCGATGCTGGCCATTTACAGCGTCCTGACAACCGTTGAATGGGAGCTTGTCGAGGCGGCCAGGGACCTCGGAGCCAGCCGAACCCGGTCTTTCTTCGCGGTCGTTCTGCCAGAGATTATGCCAGGAATCACCGTCGCGACTGTTATCTCCTTTGCCTGGAGCGTCGGCGCGTATTCCGCACCGGCGCTGCTCGGTGCAGGGAGTGACCGTCCGTTCGCGCTCGAAGTGCAGGAGCAGATGCTAGTCAATTTCAACTGGCCGATAGCCACTGCCCTCTCGACGGTAATGCTCGTCCTGATGTTCGTGAGCATTCTGGTCATCTACACTGTTCTCGGTCGCTTTGGGGGTGACGTTACGAATGCCACGTAA
- a CDS encoding ABC transporter ATP-binding protein: MSEIELQNLSKSFGDIDAVTDVSLSVRDGELLCLLGPSGCGKSTTMRMISGLETPSSGTVYIGDADVTDEPAYDRDTSMVFQNWALFPYKTVLENVAFGLKMRGMGKQQRRDRASEMLDRVHMDGYESHSPTDLSGGQKQRVALARSLAVDPDVLLLDEPLSNLDKRLREEMEIELKDIHEEFQKTFVHVTHNQDEAFTLADRIGIMNDGRLVQVGEPNEVYRDPKNKFVEEFLGDTNFVSGTVSDIDGQYGYLVTEFDSEIRVPVTSKIQPEASLTVSLRPEFMQIAPLTDDSTRASHQTRADGNGGGGVSGTVESTIYRGSSIRHVVDIGGEQLFVEQSVTDHSAIDEGDTVELSWDIDDILVFRPDGTRVRDRQ; encoded by the coding sequence ATGTCGGAGATAGAACTACAGAACCTCTCGAAATCGTTCGGCGATATCGATGCGGTGACAGACGTTTCCCTGTCTGTTCGAGACGGGGAACTGCTGTGCTTACTCGGTCCCAGTGGCTGTGGCAAGTCGACGACGATGCGAATGATCAGTGGGCTGGAGACACCGTCGTCCGGGACGGTCTACATCGGAGATGCGGACGTGACCGACGAACCGGCCTACGACAGGGACACCTCGATGGTGTTCCAGAACTGGGCGCTGTTCCCGTACAAGACCGTACTCGAGAATGTTGCGTTCGGTCTCAAGATGCGTGGCATGGGAAAACAGCAGCGGCGTGACCGCGCCAGTGAGATGCTGGACCGCGTCCACATGGACGGGTATGAAAGTCACAGTCCAACTGACCTCTCGGGTGGCCAGAAGCAGCGTGTCGCGCTGGCACGGTCGCTGGCAGTGGACCCTGACGTGCTACTGCTCGATGAACCCCTCTCGAATTTGGACAAGCGATTGCGTGAGGAGATGGAGATCGAACTGAAAGACATTCACGAAGAGTTTCAGAAGACGTTCGTTCACGTCACACACAATCAGGACGAAGCGTTCACCCTTGCTGATCGTATCGGCATAATGAACGATGGGCGACTGGTGCAGGTCGGGGAGCCGAATGAGGTGTATCGGGACCCGAAAAACAAGTTTGTCGAGGAATTCCTGGGTGATACAAACTTCGTCAGTGGTACTGTAAGCGACATTGACGGCCAGTACGGCTACCTGGTGACGGAGTTCGACTCGGAGATCCGTGTACCGGTGACTTCGAAAATCCAGCCCGAAGCGTCCCTTACTGTCTCGCTCCGTCCCGAGTTCATGCAAATAGCTCCTCTCACCGATGACTCAACCCGGGCATCCCACCAGACCCGTGCCGACGGTAACGGCGGTGGTGGTGTTTCCGGGACCGTAGAGAGCACTATTTATCGCGGCTCCAGCATCCGCCATGTCGTCGACATCGGCGGGGAGCAACTGTTCGTCGAACAGAGCGTTACTGACCACTCAGCAATTGACGAGGGAGATACGGTGGAGCTCAGCTGGGATATCGATGACATACTGGTGTTCCGTCCCGACGGCACGAGAGTGAGGGACCGACAATGA